The following proteins come from a genomic window of Desertibacillus haloalkaliphilus:
- a CDS encoding prolyl oligopeptidase family serine peptidase, with the protein MITIKNEKIAHIPFLHVANGERFNEALPLVIFLHGYTSAKEHNLHYAYLLAEQGFRVVLPDALYHGEREEESLTGKERDLYFWDIVVQGIKEVSLIKEELDKRGFIIDEKVGVAGTSMGAITTFGALSVYEWITAAVSLMGNPCYQRFASAQLAQLQQQNDSLPMEKLQQKVSKLASFDLSERPEILKQRPLLLWHGKKDDVVPYKYIAEFYNTIRPQYRGNEECLTFITDPLSAHKVTRGAVLETVAWFERHISHSRIEA; encoded by the coding sequence ATGATTACGATAAAAAATGAAAAAATAGCTCATATCCCATTTCTCCATGTTGCTAATGGCGAGAGATTTAATGAAGCCTTGCCGCTTGTCATTTTTTTACACGGTTATACGAGTGCGAAGGAACATAATTTGCATTATGCGTATTTATTAGCTGAACAAGGCTTTCGCGTTGTTTTACCTGACGCGCTATATCATGGGGAGAGAGAAGAAGAGAGCCTAACAGGAAAAGAGCGAGATCTTTATTTTTGGGATATTGTTGTTCAAGGGATCAAAGAGGTATCGCTAATTAAGGAAGAGTTAGATAAGCGCGGCTTTATTATCGATGAAAAGGTTGGTGTTGCAGGAACGTCGATGGGGGCGATTACGACGTTTGGAGCGCTGTCTGTGTATGAGTGGATTACAGCTGCCGTATCGTTAATGGGCAATCCTTGTTATCAACGATTTGCTAGCGCACAACTTGCACAGTTACAACAGCAAAATGATTCATTGCCGATGGAGAAGCTACAACAGAAGGTTAGCAAGCTAGCATCATTTGATTTATCAGAGCGTCCTGAAATATTGAAGCAACGCCCGTTATTATTGTGGCATGGGAAAAAAGATGATGTTGTTCCATATAAGTACATAGCCGAGTTTTATAATACAATCAGACCTCAGTATCGAGGGAACGAAGAGTGTTTAACATTTATCACCGATCCTCTTTCCGCTCATAAAGTGACAAGAGGTGCAGTCTTAGAAACAGTGGCTTGGTTTGAGCGGCACATCAGCCATTCGCGTATTGAAGCATAA
- a CDS encoding ABC transporter permease codes for MESIIQYILNNQTDLLVLTWEHIKLVGLAIIIAIVIGVPTGIYLSTNKSLAEVVLQICAIIMTIPSIALFGLMIPILSLINQGIGFLPALIALILYSQLPIIRNTYVAITNVDPNMRDAAKGIGMSTFQRLRQVEIPIALPVIMAGVRTAVVLSIGIGAIAAFIGAGGLGVLIDQGISRSNRDMIIVGAVAVSILSIIADTVLGLLQRFLTPKGMQS; via the coding sequence ATGGAAAGTATCATTCAATATATTCTCAATAACCAAACAGACCTTTTGGTTTTAACATGGGAACATATAAAGCTCGTTGGCTTAGCGATTATCATTGCGATTGTAATTGGTGTTCCAACTGGAATCTATCTATCAACGAATAAAAGTTTAGCAGAAGTCGTCTTGCAAATTTGTGCGATTATAATGACGATCCCTAGTATCGCCCTCTTCGGCTTAATGATTCCAATTCTTTCTCTTATTAATCAAGGGATTGGTTTTTTACCAGCGTTAATCGCATTAATTCTTTATTCACAGTTACCGATTATACGAAATACGTATGTGGCAATTACAAATGTCGATCCAAATATGCGTGATGCAGCAAAAGGAATTGGGATGTCAACGTTCCAACGTTTACGTCAAGTTGAAATTCCAATTGCTCTTCCTGTCATTATGGCCGGTGTTCGAACAGCCGTTGTTTTGAGTATCGGAATTGGGGCAATTGCGGCTTTTATCGGTGCAGGTGGACTAGGTGTACTGATTGACCAAGGCATCTCAAGATCAAATCGAGATATGATTATTGTCGGCGCTGTCGCCGTATCGATCCTCTCCATTATTGCCGATACAGTGCTTGGACTTTTGCAACGCTTCCTAACACCAAAAGGAATGCAATCTTAA
- a CDS encoding YitT family protein, protein MIEETKKVIVITFAAVLLAIALNIFLIPANVFASGFTGVAQLLAVVLPLSTGILLFLLNVPVAILGWLKIGKAFTFYSFLNVALTTLFLEIIPVISVSNDILLNAVFGGVISAFGVGLTLKWGASSGGMDIIILILSRLSDRPLGPLFFILNGLIVVTAGLMFDWEKALYTLVSLYVASRIIDMIHTRHVKVTALIVTKKPDELRKAIHERVTRGLTRIPAKGGYMEDDKEMLMIVITRYELYALQHVIETVDPAAFTNIVETTQIFGLFRKDD, encoded by the coding sequence ATGATTGAGGAAACGAAGAAAGTCATTGTCATTACATTTGCAGCCGTATTGCTTGCAATTGCATTAAATATATTTTTAATCCCAGCAAACGTGTTTGCAAGTGGCTTTACTGGTGTGGCACAGTTATTAGCTGTCGTTTTGCCACTATCCACTGGGATTTTATTATTCTTATTAAACGTCCCAGTTGCGATATTAGGTTGGTTAAAAATTGGGAAGGCATTTACCTTCTACAGCTTTTTAAATGTAGCACTAACGACTCTTTTTTTAGAGATTATTCCGGTTATATCTGTGTCTAATGACATTCTCTTAAATGCAGTTTTCGGTGGTGTGATCTCAGCTTTTGGTGTGGGTTTAACGCTGAAATGGGGGGCATCCTCAGGGGGGATGGATATTATCATCTTGATCCTCTCACGTCTAAGTGATCGGCCATTAGGACCGTTATTCTTTATACTAAATGGATTGATTGTTGTCACGGCAGGTTTGATGTTTGATTGGGAAAAGGCATTATATACGTTAGTCTCACTCTATGTTGCATCTCGTATCATTGATATGATCCATACTCGACACGTTAAAGTAACAGCATTGATTGTCACAAAGAAACCAGATGAATTACGGAAGGCGATCCATGAACGTGTAACGCGAGGACTAACTAGGATTCCTGCTAAGGGAGGATATATGGAAGATGATAAAGAAATGTTAATGATTGTGATTACTCGGTATGAGCTCTATGCGTTGCAGCATGTCATTGAGACGGTTGATCCTGCTGCATTTACGAATATCGTTGAAACGACCCAGATCTTTGGTTTGTTTCGCAAAGATGATTAA
- a CDS encoding ABC transporter substrate-binding protein, with amino-acid sequence MKTKTYLAIALTLLLLLLAACGNDSTSSDNLDSKGTLVVGGKNFTEQFILAKITSIYLKENGYEIEEKTNMGSEVLRQALSNEQVDLYWEYTGTGLINYLDQEPASSAEEAYQTVKAIDKEENQIEWLDMSNVNNTYTLMIREDHAEQLGIQSISDLANYVNENPGTLTFASNAEFATRSDGLSGVEDVYDFQFGSSNVIRMDSGLTYQALDEGQVDIAMGFSTDSRIKGFDLLALEDDKEFFPAYNAAVTVREAIVDEHPELVELLAPLAESLDTETMTTLNYTVDIEQMNESEVAREWLLEQGLIEE; translated from the coding sequence ATGAAAACAAAAACATATCTAGCAATAGCACTTACACTTTTACTCCTACTACTTGCTGCTTGTGGAAATGACTCTACATCTAGTGACAACCTAGACAGCAAAGGAACATTAGTTGTTGGTGGGAAAAACTTTACTGAGCAATTTATTCTTGCAAAAATCACATCGATCTATTTAAAAGAAAATGGTTATGAAATCGAAGAAAAAACAAATATGGGTAGTGAGGTTCTTCGTCAAGCGCTGTCAAATGAGCAAGTTGACCTTTATTGGGAATATACAGGAACTGGTTTAATTAACTACCTTGATCAAGAGCCAGCATCTTCTGCTGAAGAAGCTTATCAAACAGTAAAAGCGATCGATAAGGAAGAAAATCAAATTGAGTGGTTAGATATGTCAAACGTCAATAATACGTATACGCTAATGATTCGCGAAGATCACGCCGAGCAACTAGGAATTCAATCGATTTCTGATTTAGCTAATTATGTGAACGAAAATCCTGGCACACTGACGTTTGCTTCTAACGCAGAATTTGCAACACGTTCAGATGGTTTGAGTGGTGTTGAAGACGTGTATGATTTCCAATTCGGAAGTTCTAATGTCATTCGTATGGACTCTGGGCTAACGTATCAAGCATTAGATGAAGGACAAGTCGATATTGCGATGGGATTCTCTACTGATAGCCGAATTAAAGGGTTTGACCTCCTAGCATTAGAAGATGACAAAGAGTTCTTCCCAGCTTATAATGCTGCGGTTACGGTCCGTGAAGCTATTGTAGACGAGCACCCAGAACTTGTAGAGTTGCTAGCACCACTAGCTGAAAGCTTAGACACCGAAACAATGACAACACTAAATTATACGGTAGATATTGAACAAATGAATGAATCAGAAGTTGCCCGCGAATGGTTACTTGAACAAGGATTAATCGAAGAATAA
- a CDS encoding ABC transporter permease — MKRQQLLTNGIKITFAILIVIFFVWSLTAGNFQIIFDQPEQFFHLFIQHIQMVVVSSLLALLVAIPVGIFVTRPRFRKLEWLFLNTANLGQTIPSIAILAIVMTYLGIGFNSAVFALFAFSVLPILRNTVAGLNAVDPALIDAAKGMGFTPLQILRKVELPNAAYPIMAGIRTAIVMNIGTAALAYLVGGGGLGDLIFTGIVMQDHTYLLSGAVPVTILAILVDLLLRLFEKVVVSKGLRRAASTSN; from the coding sequence ATGAAACGCCAACAGCTACTTACCAATGGGATTAAAATTACCTTTGCCATTCTCATTGTTATCTTTTTTGTTTGGTCTTTAACAGCTGGCAACTTTCAAATTATTTTTGATCAGCCAGAACAATTCTTCCATTTGTTCATACAGCATATTCAAATGGTTGTCGTCTCTTCGCTGTTGGCATTGCTCGTCGCAATCCCCGTCGGCATTTTCGTAACGAGGCCACGCTTTCGTAAATTAGAATGGCTGTTTTTAAATACTGCTAACCTTGGACAAACCATTCCTAGTATTGCAATTCTAGCGATTGTTATGACTTATTTAGGTATAGGCTTTAACTCTGCTGTATTTGCACTGTTTGCCTTTTCAGTACTTCCTATTTTACGAAATACAGTTGCAGGGCTTAATGCAGTTGACCCAGCCCTCATCGATGCTGCCAAAGGAATGGGGTTCACCCCACTGCAAATCTTGCGCAAAGTTGAATTACCAAATGCAGCATACCCAATTATGGCTGGAATTCGAACAGCCATTGTCATGAATATCGGAACAGCTGCGCTCGCTTACCTTGTTGGTGGTGGCGGATTAGGTGATCTGATCTTTACAGGTATTGTGATGCAGGATCACACGTACTTACTATCAGGTGCAGTACCCGTAACGATCCTTGCCATCCTAGTAGACTTGCTACTGCGCCTCTTTGAAAAAGTCGTTGTTTCCAAAGGCTTACGACGAGCTGCGTCAACATCAAACTAA
- the asnB gene encoding asparagine synthase B, whose translation MCGIFAVTGTIDNEKIDSMLESMTHRGPDEGDHVEVNNFHFGHRRLSIIGVDNGKQPISNREQSKYIVCNGEIYNYQHLKEQLKKTTTFKTDSDSEVPLKLYEAHGAKGVTYLDGMFAFVIADVENETFMAARDTLGIKPLYYGYDENGNMAFSSELKTLFHVTTDVKEFPQGHYYTPESGFVSYRRIKAPSQLLDKTNEVEILTGIQSILEKSVQKRLVADVEVGVLLSGGLDSSLIAAIAQKYRNQERPLHSFCVGIEGSPDIEAARDVAKSIGTIHHEHIYTKEELIDALPEVIYYLESYDPSLVRSAIPCYFVSKLAAKHVKVVLSGEGADELFSGYAYLQEITDETKLNEELIRIINSLHNINLQRLDRMSMAHSLEGRVPFLDLELIDYALKIPSSLKLSNEEEMEKALLRRAFEGVLPEHILWRKKAEFSEGSGAVDILESYANEAVTDEELVCAQNNESITIRSKQEWLYYKIFKNYYPQNSALETIGHWAVV comes from the coding sequence ATGTGTGGCATATTTGCCGTCACTGGTACAATTGATAATGAAAAAATCGATAGCATGTTAGAAAGTATGACCCACCGCGGTCCAGACGAAGGTGACCATGTCGAAGTGAACAACTTTCACTTCGGGCATCGTCGTCTCTCCATTATCGGCGTTGATAATGGAAAACAACCGATTTCTAATCGAGAACAAAGCAAATATATCGTTTGTAACGGTGAAATCTATAATTACCAACATTTGAAAGAACAGCTCAAAAAAACAACAACATTTAAGACGGATTCAGATAGTGAAGTCCCTTTAAAATTGTATGAAGCTCATGGTGCTAAAGGTGTAACCTATCTAGATGGGATGTTTGCCTTTGTGATCGCCGATGTTGAAAATGAGACATTCATGGCTGCAAGAGACACCCTAGGAATTAAGCCACTTTATTATGGATACGATGAAAATGGCAACATGGCTTTTTCATCTGAGTTAAAAACACTTTTCCATGTCACAACCGATGTCAAAGAGTTCCCACAAGGACACTACTATACACCCGAGAGCGGTTTCGTCTCGTATCGTCGCATTAAAGCACCGTCACAGCTTCTAGATAAAACGAATGAAGTTGAAATTCTAACTGGCATACAATCGATCCTAGAAAAATCCGTACAAAAACGCCTCGTAGCTGATGTTGAAGTTGGTGTTCTCTTAAGCGGTGGACTAGATAGTAGTTTAATCGCTGCGATTGCTCAAAAATACCGCAATCAAGAACGTCCTCTGCACTCTTTTTGCGTTGGGATTGAAGGAAGTCCAGATATCGAAGCTGCACGCGATGTCGCCAAATCAATTGGTACTATACACCATGAACACATCTATACAAAAGAAGAATTAATCGACGCCTTACCAGAGGTGATCTATTATTTAGAGTCTTATGACCCATCTCTCGTTCGTAGTGCGATCCCTTGTTACTTTGTCTCAAAACTAGCAGCAAAGCATGTGAAAGTTGTCCTTTCCGGCGAAGGGGCGGATGAATTGTTCTCTGGGTACGCTTATCTACAAGAGATTACTGACGAGACTAAGCTAAATGAAGAATTGATACGAATCATTAACAGCCTACACAATATTAACTTACAGCGTTTAGATCGGATGAGCATGGCTCATTCCTTGGAAGGCCGCGTTCCATTCCTTGATTTAGAGCTGATTGACTACGCATTAAAAATCCCATCTTCGTTAAAACTTTCGAACGAGGAAGAGATGGAAAAAGCACTATTACGAAGGGCGTTTGAAGGTGTATTACCTGAGCACATTTTATGGCGTAAAAAAGCCGAGTTCTCAGAAGGTAGCGGAGCCGTTGATATTCTTGAAAGCTATGCAAATGAGGCGGTAACGGACGAAGAGCTAGTATGTGCCCAAAACAATGAGTCAATTACGATTCGTAGCAAGCAAGAGTGGCTCTACTATAAAATTTTCAAAAACTATTACCCACAAAACTCTGCCCTAGAAACGATTGGACACTGGGCCGTTGTTTAG
- a CDS encoding DEAD/DEAH box helicase, with the protein MYNKHNPNKIILHGGWLDQEEQFFIWGERKQHKKYQEIVNFQYPFLYPPSELKLALFKYHSDSFYGTFIESKKALLQAPLVERMFYSHAGNTPVYHADRSNTSHLFPVEGISLSLEDLPEAIETMKSWLNDEEWLIGDDLRYWLLFFSQIQTEIISGEVILATNGRWQLTNMNIESWEMCIPPASVALKAEQYQLQPTNTNPSVTYSLKDFANEVADRLIKQLLLNNNEFRRALAQLSEESPSIQDWLRSVEEGETKQLQMNETTLQEHLGIIPSSPFKTGIAIDDPETEDEPWKLVLFVQDRNDPSLIVSMKDLHEGLHPWRENPISKLKHDIQQGANKVPLIKQLSPTNFEMELTSEDVYSFLIEDSPLLEDIGFTIFVPSWWNDERQQLSIQLAVKDKQTEKQASVDPIMNWQSLTEFDYTVSIGDAKLSEQEFDTLVHTKQPIVNIRGKWVVWDPTQAEKLKDTLEQQKSEAITHFDAWQLQLADEDVQLDEELTVDVDIHWDEKLQKLLEEVRSKKIPLTTPPETLTGTLRPYQQEGYSWLLHMRKLGFGACLADDMGLGKSIQTIAYLVKVLETQQLEGAVHLPFLLICPTSLIGNWTNELEQFAPHLRIYVHHGANRAGETELRNLVEDYDLIITSYALAVRDEDVWATITWNGLLLDEAQQIKNIETKQRRSIKKINAYHRIALTGTPIENRLKELWSIIDFLNHRYLNSYQHFQQTFIKEIEGRNQNDQRLKQLQQLISPFLLRRSKSDQHLNLQLPSKQEQTHRVGLTLEQASLYQAVVNDLLEKVDTVSEMERRALILSSLTKLKQICNHPVHFLKDGGRLEHRSEKWDLLEELVTQITDNDEKTLIFTQYKEMGELIQKGLSNKLGFPVPFLHGSIQRNKREEMIKRFKQDQAISTFILSLKAGGVGLNLTAANHVIHYDRWWNPAVENQATDRAYRIGQTQNVTVHKMVTSGTLEEKIDRMIERKQQLSDQILLSSENQLTELSNDDLKSLLELRKS; encoded by the coding sequence TTGTACAATAAACATAATCCAAATAAAATTATTCTTCACGGTGGATGGCTTGATCAAGAGGAACAATTTTTTATCTGGGGTGAACGTAAACAGCATAAAAAATACCAAGAAATCGTTAACTTTCAGTACCCTTTCCTCTATCCGCCGTCTGAACTAAAGCTCGCGTTGTTTAAGTACCATTCAGACTCTTTTTATGGAACATTTATCGAATCAAAAAAAGCGTTATTACAAGCACCATTAGTTGAACGTATGTTTTATTCACATGCTGGGAACACACCAGTCTATCATGCTGATCGCTCAAATACTTCTCATTTGTTTCCAGTAGAAGGGATTTCTCTTTCGCTAGAAGACTTACCCGAAGCAATCGAAACCATGAAGTCATGGCTAAACGATGAGGAATGGCTGATCGGTGATGATTTACGCTATTGGTTGCTCTTCTTCTCACAAATTCAAACAGAAATTATTTCAGGAGAGGTCATTCTAGCGACAAACGGGCGTTGGCAGCTCACAAATATGAATATCGAATCATGGGAAATGTGTATTCCGCCTGCCAGTGTGGCATTGAAAGCCGAACAATATCAACTACAACCAACAAACACGAATCCATCTGTGACGTATTCGCTAAAAGATTTCGCAAATGAAGTCGCAGACCGTCTCATTAAGCAGTTGCTCTTAAATAATAACGAATTCAGAAGAGCACTTGCTCAATTGTCAGAGGAAAGTCCCTCTATCCAAGATTGGTTACGTTCGGTTGAAGAAGGAGAAACCAAACAACTGCAAATGAATGAGACAACGTTACAAGAGCATTTAGGGATTATCCCCTCATCCCCGTTTAAAACTGGGATTGCGATTGATGATCCTGAAACAGAAGATGAGCCGTGGAAGCTAGTACTGTTTGTCCAAGATCGGAATGATCCATCCTTGATCGTATCGATGAAGGATTTGCATGAAGGGCTACACCCATGGCGAGAAAATCCAATTTCAAAACTAAAGCACGATATACAGCAAGGGGCTAATAAAGTCCCCCTCATTAAACAGCTGTCACCAACAAATTTTGAAATGGAACTAACAAGCGAAGATGTTTATTCGTTTCTAATCGAGGATAGCCCACTGCTTGAAGACATTGGTTTTACGATTTTTGTCCCGTCTTGGTGGAATGATGAAAGACAACAACTATCCATCCAATTAGCCGTAAAAGACAAGCAAACTGAAAAACAAGCATCTGTTGATCCAATTATGAATTGGCAAAGCCTAACGGAATTTGACTACACTGTCTCCATAGGTGATGCGAAATTAAGTGAACAAGAATTTGATACACTTGTCCATACGAAACAACCCATCGTTAACATTCGTGGCAAATGGGTCGTTTGGGACCCGACACAAGCGGAAAAACTAAAAGATACACTTGAACAACAAAAATCAGAGGCGATTACGCATTTTGATGCATGGCAATTGCAGCTCGCCGATGAGGACGTTCAACTTGATGAAGAGTTAACCGTCGATGTTGACATCCATTGGGATGAAAAGTTACAGAAATTACTTGAAGAAGTTAGAAGCAAAAAGATCCCACTTACAACGCCCCCGGAAACTCTTACCGGGACATTACGCCCCTATCAACAAGAAGGTTATTCGTGGCTTCTTCATATGCGCAAACTTGGCTTTGGCGCTTGCCTAGCTGATGACATGGGGTTAGGGAAATCAATCCAAACAATTGCTTACCTTGTAAAGGTTCTTGAAACTCAACAACTAGAAGGAGCTGTGCATCTACCATTTTTATTAATCTGTCCGACATCATTAATCGGTAACTGGACAAATGAGCTAGAACAATTCGCTCCGCACTTACGCATCTATGTTCATCACGGGGCCAACCGCGCGGGTGAAACAGAGTTACGGAACTTAGTAGAGGATTATGATTTAATTATTACTTCCTACGCACTAGCAGTACGTGATGAGGATGTGTGGGCAACAATCACATGGAATGGACTCCTATTGGATGAAGCTCAGCAAATTAAAAATATCGAAACGAAGCAACGCCGTTCGATTAAAAAAATCAATGCGTATCACCGTATCGCATTAACAGGAACGCCGATTGAAAATCGCTTAAAGGAGCTATGGTCGATCATCGATTTTCTAAACCATAGATATTTAAATTCATATCAGCACTTCCAACAAACATTTATCAAAGAAATCGAAGGGCGCAACCAAAATGATCAACGCCTAAAGCAGTTACAACAGCTGATTTCCCCTTTCCTGTTAAGGCGTAGCAAATCGGATCAGCATCTAAATTTACAGCTGCCTTCGAAGCAAGAACAAACACACAGGGTTGGGCTTACACTTGAACAAGCAAGCTTATACCAAGCCGTTGTTAATGATTTATTAGAAAAGGTTGACACCGTTTCTGAAATGGAACGTAGAGCTTTGATTTTAAGCAGTTTAACGAAATTAAAACAAATATGTAACCATCCCGTCCATTTCTTAAAGGATGGCGGAAGATTAGAGCACCGCTCTGAAAAATGGGATTTACTTGAAGAGTTAGTCACACAAATTACAGATAACGATGAGAAGACGTTGATCTTCACACAATATAAAGAAATGGGCGAGCTCATTCAGAAGGGGCTTTCAAATAAGTTAGGCTTTCCTGTTCCATTCTTACATGGGAGCATTCAAAGAAATAAACGAGAAGAGATGATTAAACGTTTCAAACAAGATCAAGCGATCTCTACGTTCATCCTGTCTTTAAAAGCAGGAGGTGTTGGTCTAAACTTAACAGCTGCTAATCATGTCATTCATTACGACCGTTGGTGGAACCCTGCAGTTGAAAATCAGGCAACCGACCGGGCCTATCGAATTGGACAAACACAAAATGTGACCGTTCATAAAATGGTAACCTCTGGTACACTCGAAGAAAAAATCGACCGGATGATTGAACGAAAACAACAACTATCAGACCAAATTTTACTTTCGAGTGAAAATCAACTCACGGAGCTATCAAATGATGATTTAAAATCATTACTCGAACTTCGTAAATCATGA
- a CDS encoding ABC transporter ATP-binding protein, whose translation MITFDKVTKQYDGNVTAIDNVSFTVPKGNIAVFLGPSGCGKTTLLRMVNRLVPITSGKISINGTDTNSLNEIELRRNIGYVIQSNGLFPNMTIEENVTVVPNLLGWDRKKMRDRFNYLMDLVGLAPDEYRKRYPHELSGGQQQRVGIARAMAADPPVMLMDEPFGALDPIIRTHIQNEFLQIQQEVRKTILFVSHDIDEAIKMGDKVAIFKAGQLKQFDAPADILAHPKNEFVSQFVGNDRALKRLSLFTVADLLDDQGIQQLGKTNNLQATISLDHNLRDVLSLLFNETQKQLTVVNKDDKAIGQLTMTDLQNFLQKLSKTA comes from the coding sequence ATGATAACATTCGATAAAGTTACAAAACAGTATGATGGAAATGTCACAGCAATTGATAACGTTAGTTTTACCGTACCAAAAGGAAATATTGCTGTATTTTTAGGTCCATCAGGATGTGGAAAGACAACTTTACTACGAATGGTTAACCGGCTTGTACCTATTACATCAGGAAAAATTTCTATTAATGGTACCGATACGAATTCATTAAATGAAATTGAACTAAGAAGAAACATCGGTTATGTCATTCAAAGTAATGGACTATTTCCAAATATGACGATTGAAGAAAATGTTACCGTTGTTCCAAACCTACTTGGTTGGGATCGTAAAAAAATGCGTGATCGCTTTAATTATTTAATGGACCTTGTTGGATTAGCACCCGATGAGTACCGTAAACGCTATCCGCATGAGTTATCAGGAGGGCAGCAACAACGAGTTGGGATTGCCCGTGCCATGGCAGCAGACCCTCCGGTGATGCTTATGGATGAACCATTTGGAGCACTAGATCCAATTATTCGTACTCATATTCAAAATGAATTTTTACAAATTCAACAAGAGGTACGAAAAACGATTTTATTTGTTAGTCATGATATCGACGAGGCGATTAAAATGGGCGATAAAGTAGCCATATTCAAAGCTGGACAACTTAAGCAATTTGATGCGCCTGCTGATATTTTAGCGCACCCAAAAAATGAATTCGTTTCACAATTTGTCGGAAATGACCGTGCACTCAAACGTTTAAGCTTGTTTACAGTTGCTGATCTATTGGATGATCAGGGTATTCAGCAGCTAGGAAAAACGAACAATCTTCAGGCAACCATATCACTTGATCATAACTTAAGAGATGTATTATCGCTGCTCTTTAATGAAACGCAAAAACAATTGACTGTTGTTAACAAAGATGATAAGGCCATTGGCCAACTGACGATGACTGACCTGCAAAACTTTTTACAAAAATTGAGTAAGACCGCATAA
- a CDS encoding BsuPI-related putative proteinase inhibitor has protein sequence MWVRLLLYMILMLLSVGCGTAEERVEQGDEEMKESLEFVFDIKQQGEDVQFLIGLRNTREEDVELEYISGQQFEITVVNPDDEIIYRFSEEMAFTQVIVEETLLANDEQLSEISWKVNDVPSGTYKAVAELLVRSINGEEVAPRTFQAEQLIIIEE, from the coding sequence ATGTGGGTACGGCTGTTATTATATATGATTCTCATGTTACTGTCCGTTGGCTGCGGAACTGCTGAGGAGAGAGTGGAGCAAGGGGATGAAGAGATGAAGGAATCACTTGAGTTCGTTTTTGATATCAAGCAACAGGGGGAGGACGTGCAGTTTCTCATTGGTTTACGAAATACCAGGGAGGAAGATGTTGAGCTTGAATACATCTCTGGACAGCAATTTGAGATTACAGTTGTCAATCCAGATGACGAGATCATCTACCGTTTCTCAGAGGAGATGGCTTTTACCCAAGTGATCGTTGAAGAAACGCTTCTAGCAAACGATGAGCAATTGTCGGAAATAAGCTGGAAGGTTAATGATGTACCATCAGGTACTTATAAGGCTGTCGCTGAGTTATTGGTACGATCGATTAACGGTGAGGAGGTTGCACCAAGAACGTTTCAAGCAGAACAATTGATAATAATTGAAGAATGA